In Clostridium sp. DL-VIII, the following proteins share a genomic window:
- the aspS gene encoding aspartate--tRNA ligase encodes MGESLNGLKRTMMCGEPREEHVGKKITLMGWVQRNRKLGGLEFIDLRDKTGIMQVVFGEEINVEAFEKAKSVKPEYCIAVTGEVVKRESVNENMPTGFVELKCETIKILSESETPPIYIKENLDAAENIRLKYRYLDLRRPDMQKIFAIRSKTTKAIRDYLEEHNFLDVETPILTKSTPEGARDYLVPSRNYPGMFYALPQSPQIFKQLLMVSGFDRYYQIAKCFRDEDLRANRQPEFTQVDMELSFVEQDDIMKINEGLIAHVFKKVAGVDVKLPIKRMTFKDAMEKYGSDKPDLRFGMEITNITEDVKDLDFVVFKSAIEAGGSVRALCLKGGAELGRKPLDKLGEFIKTYKAKGLAWIQLKEDGVKSSIAKFLTDDVTNSIVKTMNAENGDAILIVADKDSVVFQSLGALRLELAKQFDLIKDKNEFNFTWITEFPLFEYSEEEERYTACHHPFTAPMDEDLDFIESNPGAVRSKAYDLVLNGEELGGGSIRIHDMALQERMFKALGFTQEAAWERFGFLLQAFKFGPPPHGGLAFGLDRMIMFLAGTENIKDVIAFPKNQNAYCYLSEAPNIADEKQLTELGIGILPKKDEN; translated from the coding sequence ATGGGTGAATCTTTAAATGGATTAAAGCGTACTATGATGTGCGGTGAACCTAGAGAAGAACATGTAGGTAAAAAAATAACTTTAATGGGATGGGTTCAAAGAAATAGAAAGCTTGGAGGACTTGAATTTATTGATTTAAGAGATAAAACAGGTATTATGCAGGTAGTTTTCGGAGAGGAAATAAATGTAGAAGCTTTTGAAAAAGCAAAATCAGTAAAACCGGAATACTGCATAGCTGTGACAGGTGAAGTAGTTAAAAGAGAAAGTGTTAATGAAAATATGCCAACTGGTTTTGTTGAACTAAAATGTGAAACTATAAAAATTCTTTCAGAATCAGAAACACCACCAATATATATTAAAGAAAACTTAGATGCTGCAGAAAATATAAGATTAAAATATAGATATTTAGATTTAAGAAGACCAGATATGCAAAAAATATTTGCAATTAGAAGTAAAACAACAAAAGCTATTCGTGATTACCTAGAAGAACATAATTTCTTAGATGTGGAAACTCCAATTTTAACAAAGAGTACTCCAGAAGGGGCTAGAGATTACTTAGTGCCTTCAAGAAATTATCCTGGGATGTTTTATGCTCTTCCACAATCACCACAAATATTTAAGCAATTATTAATGGTATCTGGATTTGATAGATATTATCAAATTGCTAAATGTTTTAGAGATGAAGATTTAAGAGCAAACAGACAGCCAGAATTTACTCAGGTTGATATGGAATTAAGTTTTGTAGAGCAAGATGACATAATGAAAATTAATGAAGGTTTAATTGCTCATGTATTTAAGAAAGTAGCTGGAGTAGATGTAAAACTTCCAATTAAGAGAATGACATTTAAAGATGCCATGGAAAAATACGGTTCAGATAAACCAGATTTAAGATTTGGAATGGAAATCACTAACATCACAGAGGATGTTAAAGATTTAGATTTTGTAGTATTTAAATCTGCAATAGAAGCTGGTGGATCTGTTAGAGCCTTATGCTTAAAAGGTGGAGCAGAACTAGGAAGAAAGCCATTAGATAAGTTAGGCGAGTTTATTAAAACTTATAAGGCAAAGGGTCTTGCTTGGATTCAACTTAAAGAAGATGGTGTTAAGTCATCAATTGCTAAGTTCTTGACTGATGATGTAACTAATTCTATAGTAAAGACTATGAATGCTGAGAATGGTGATGCAATTCTTATAGTGGCAGATAAAGATTCAGTTGTATTCCAAAGTTTGGGTGCTTTAAGATTAGAGCTTGCTAAACAATTTGATTTAATTAAAGATAAAAATGAATTTAACTTTACATGGATTACTGAATTCCCACTATTTGAATATAGTGAAGAAGAAGAAAGATATACAGCTTGTCACCATCCATTTACAGCACCAATGGATGAAGATTTAGATTTCATTGAATCTAATCCAGGAGCTGTTAGATCTAAGGCTTATGATTTAGTATTAAATGGTGAAGAATTAGGTGGAGGATCTATAAGAATTCATGATATGGCTCTTCAAGAAAGAATGTTTAAAGCTCTTGGATTTACACAAGAAGCAGCATGGGAAAGATTTGGATTCCTTCTTCAAGCATTTAAATTTGGACCACCACCACATGGCGGCTTAGCATTTGGTCTTGATAGAATGATAATGTTTTTAGCTGGAACAGAAAATATTAAGGATGTTATTGCATTCCCTAAGAACCAAAATGCGTATTGCTACTTAAGCGAGGCTCCAAATATAGCTGATGAAAAACAACTAACAGAGCTTGGAATTGGAATACTTCCTAAGAAAGACGAAAATTAA
- a CDS encoding DUF554 domain-containing protein → MLGTIVNSLAIIGGCLIGLIVKGRLTEKISKTIMNGLALCVLYIGISGALKGQDTLQIIICIAIGALIGEIIDIDNKLSNLGEFIEKKINGKRKDATKEKISIAEGFVTSSLLFCVGAMAVVGSLQSGLQGNNSTLFAKSILDGVSSIIFASSLGIGVMLSSIAIFIYQGSIALLAGGLSTVLTDSVIANMSAVGSLLIVGLGFNMLGVSKIKVANLLPAIFLPIIYGVIYGLL, encoded by the coding sequence ATGTTAGGAACAATAGTTAATTCGTTAGCAATAATAGGTGGATGTTTAATAGGACTTATTGTAAAAGGAAGGTTAACAGAAAAGATTAGCAAGACTATAATGAATGGATTGGCTTTATGTGTACTATATATAGGTATATCAGGGGCACTTAAGGGACAAGATACATTGCAAATAATAATCTGCATAGCAATAGGCGCATTAATTGGCGAAATCATAGATATTGATAATAAGTTAAGTAATTTAGGAGAGTTTATAGAGAAAAAAATAAATGGCAAAAGAAAAGATGCTACAAAAGAAAAGATTTCTATAGCTGAAGGCTTTGTAACATCAAGTTTGCTATTTTGTGTTGGTGCAATGGCTGTAGTAGGATCGCTTCAAAGTGGTCTTCAAGGAAATAACAGTACTCTTTTTGCAAAATCAATATTAGATGGAGTATCTTCAATAATATTTGCATCATCTTTAGGTATAGGAGTAATGTTATCTTCGATAGCTATATTTATTTACCAAGGAAGCATTGCGCTTCTAGCAGGAGGACTTTCGACAGTGCTCACTGATAGTGTAATAGCCAATATGTCAGCAGTTGGAAGTCTTTTAATTGTAGGACTTGGATTTAATATGCTAGGGGTATCTAAGATAAAAGTTGCCAATTTACTTCCGGCTATATTTTTACCTATTATATATGGAGTTATATATGGATTACTTTGA
- a CDS encoding PhzF family phenazine biosynthesis protein: MKIPMYQVDAFTEQLFKGNPASICILDKWIDEKSMQNIAMENNLSETAFCVIKDDICELRWFTPEEEIDLCGHATLATAYVLFEILHYHSNIIKFATQSGILTVEKQGDNMTMEFPSREGIKSEIEEQLVKGLGKEPKEVYQSRDLMAVYDNEEDIKELTPNMEALKLINAFGIIVTSKGKNSDFVSRYFAPSCGVLEDPVTGSAHCTLIPYWSKILGKTKMTAHQLSKRSGVLECEYAHNKVRISGKARLFFKGEIYLT, encoded by the coding sequence GTGAAAATACCAATGTATCAAGTTGATGCATTTACTGAACAATTATTTAAAGGAAATCCGGCATCAATATGTATATTAGATAAATGGATTGATGAGAAATCAATGCAAAATATAGCTATGGAAAATAACTTGTCTGAAACTGCTTTTTGCGTTATTAAGGATGATATATGTGAACTTAGGTGGTTTACTCCAGAAGAAGAGATAGATTTATGTGGACATGCTACTCTTGCTACAGCTTATGTATTATTTGAAATCTTACATTATCATTCAAATATAATAAAATTCGCAACTCAAAGTGGTATATTAACGGTAGAAAAGCAAGGAGATAATATGACTATGGAGTTTCCGAGTAGAGAGGGAATCAAGTCGGAAATAGAAGAACAGCTAGTGAAAGGCTTAGGAAAAGAACCCAAAGAAGTATATCAGTCAAGGGATTTAATGGCAGTATATGATAATGAAGAGGACATAAAAGAATTAACTCCTAACATGGAAGCTTTGAAATTAATAAATGCCTTTGGAATTATAGTAACTTCAAAAGGTAAAAATTCAGATTTTGTATCAAGATATTTTGCGCCATCTTGTGGAGTTTTAGAAGATCCAGTTACAGGTTCAGCTCATTGTACTCTAATTCCATATTGGTCAAAAATTTTAGGCAAGACAAAGATGACTGCTCACCAATTATCTAAAAGAAGTGGAGTGCTTGAATGCGAGTATGCTCATAATAAGGTTAGGATATCTGGAAAGGCTAGATTATTTTTTAAGGGAGAAATTTATTTAACATAA
- a CDS encoding Wzz/FepE/Etk N-terminal domain-containing protein, which produces MNEDVIRVQDLLKTLKKRWKLICIITIITVIISAALSFLVISPKYETSTKVFIGKEGSVIKDLPDQNYNGNDVEMYQKLLKTYAEIIKTNDLIEKAVDVENLDVKPNDVLKNLTVTPTVDTQILEIKYVNQDKVIAKNILDSITNQFIVESKQLIPNGNIKIIESVKIPEDPVSPNKKINIAISFILGLMVSIGLSFLLEFMDNTFNNKEEMEKELGLPVLGTIPDFLNE; this is translated from the coding sequence ATGAATGAAGATGTTATAAGAGTCCAAGATTTATTAAAAACGTTAAAAAAAAGATGGAAGCTGATATGCATAATTACAATAATTACAGTTATTATTTCAGCAGCTTTAAGCTTTTTGGTGATTTCTCCTAAATATGAAACTAGTACAAAGGTGTTCATAGGAAAGGAAGGATCAGTAATTAAAGATTTACCAGATCAAAATTATAATGGTAATGATGTGGAAATGTATCAAAAACTACTAAAAACATATGCAGAGATTATTAAAACAAATGATTTGATAGAAAAAGCAGTTGATGTAGAGAATCTAGATGTAAAACCTAATGATGTATTAAAAAATTTAACTGTTACACCAACAGTAGATACGCAGATTTTAGAAATTAAATATGTAAATCAAGACAAAGTTATAGCTAAGAATATACTGGATTCGATCACAAATCAATTTATAGTTGAATCAAAACAGCTTATACCAAACGGTAATATAAAAATAATTGAAAGTGTGAAAATCCCAGAAGATCCAGTGAGTCCAAATAAAAAAATTAATATAGCTATTTCATTTATACTTGGTTTAATGGTTAGTATTGGATTAAGTTTCTTATTAGAATTTATGGACAATACCTTTAATAATAAAGAGGAAATGGAAAAGGAGCTAGGATTACCAGTGTTAGGTACCATTCCAGATTTTCTTAATGAATAA
- a CDS encoding CpsD/CapB family tyrosine-protein kinase codes for MKIRNKKNKNKKNIFSVEDKPKSVVSEAYKTLRTNIQYSSFDNEIKSLVITSAEMAEGKSTVAENIALTFAQGEKRVLLIDCDLRKPSVHVNFNVSNLVGISEVLLGKVPIEEAVQGYNEKLFVLTSGKIPPNPSEMLASLAMTYLIEKLKQDYDMIILDTAPLNLVTDAQILSAKVDGTILVVRAAKTKKDVVIEAKSLLDKVGANIIGTILYAAENKYNKKYCYYES; via the coding sequence ATGAAAATTAGAAATAAAAAGAATAAAAATAAAAAGAATATATTTTCTGTTGAAGATAAACCTAAATCAGTAGTTTCAGAAGCCTATAAAACATTAAGAACTAATATACAGTATTCCTCTTTTGATAATGAAATTAAGAGTTTAGTGATTACAAGTGCAGAAATGGCAGAAGGAAAGTCAACTGTTGCAGAAAACATAGCTCTAACATTTGCTCAAGGTGAAAAAAGAGTTCTTCTAATAGATTGTGATTTAAGAAAACCATCTGTACATGTAAATTTTAATGTATCAAATTTAGTAGGAATTTCTGAAGTTTTACTTGGGAAAGTACCAATTGAAGAAGCAGTGCAAGGGTATAATGAGAAGTTATTCGTTCTAACATCAGGAAAGATTCCACCAAATCCGTCGGAAATGTTGGCTTCCTTAGCAATGACTTATTTAATAGAGAAATTAAAACAAGATTATGACATGATAATATTAGATACTGCGCCGCTTAATTTAGTTACTGATGCACAAATACTCTCTGCTAAGGTTGATGGAACAATATTAGTAGTAAGAGCGGCAAAAACAAAGAAAGATGTAGTTATAGAAGCTAAAAGTCTTTTGGATAAAGTAGGAGCGAATATAATAGGGACTATATTATATGCAGCAGAAAACAAGTATAATAAAAAATACTGTTATTATGAAAGTTAA
- a CDS encoding glycosyltransferase family 4 protein produces the protein MRKLVMHIAQAAGGVERYMIMLLENMNKSEYRNIVVCSYDFNIYKLKDISEVIEQVKMHRKINLFKDIIAIYKVRRLIKKYKPDILYMHSSKAGMIGRLANLGLKTKVVYNPHGWAFNMRVSKIKQKAIALAEKILSNFCNRIIAISDAERESALSMDICSENKIEVIFSGIDIEKFKEITKGFTLTREMLGISKEAYVIGMVGRITKQKAPDTFIKAAVEIRKIITNAYFIIVGDGEEKKQLLKLINKNDMEENVLITGWVDNPLEYVRLFDIAMMLSRWEGFGLALTEYMISKKPVIATNVDSIPNLINHDINGYLVKVDDIKQIVDGVIKIHSNFEYKESLISNSFNRVIEKFNIKRVVKSHEKLFAALINEGTEK, from the coding sequence ATGAGAAAATTAGTTATGCATATTGCTCAAGCAGCAGGTGGTGTAGAGAGATATATGATTATGCTATTAGAAAATATGAACAAAAGTGAGTATAGGAATATTGTCGTATGTTCATATGATTTTAATATATATAAATTAAAAGATATATCTGAAGTAATCGAACAAGTGAAGATGCATAGAAAAATTAATCTGTTTAAAGATATTATTGCTATTTATAAAGTACGAAGACTTATAAAAAAATATAAGCCAGACATATTATATATGCATAGCAGCAAAGCAGGAATGATTGGAAGACTAGCAAATTTGGGATTAAAAACAAAGGTTGTGTATAATCCACATGGATGGGCTTTTAATATGAGAGTTTCTAAAATTAAACAGAAGGCAATTGCGTTAGCAGAAAAGATTTTATCTAATTTTTGTAATAGAATTATTGCAATTTCTGATGCTGAAAGAGAATCTGCTTTGTCAATGGATATTTGTTCAGAAAATAAAATTGAGGTCATTTTTAGTGGAATTGATATAGAGAAATTTAAAGAAATCACTAAAGGGTTTACATTAACTAGAGAAATGCTTGGAATTTCTAAAGAAGCTTATGTTATTGGAATGGTTGGAAGAATTACTAAGCAAAAGGCTCCGGATACATTTATAAAGGCTGCTGTGGAAATCAGAAAAATTATTACAAATGCTTATTTTATTATAGTAGGAGATGGAGAAGAGAAAAAACAACTATTAAAATTAATTAATAAAAATGATATGGAAGAAAATGTTCTAATAACTGGATGGGTAGATAATCCATTAGAGTATGTTAGACTGTTTGATATTGCAATGATGCTATCAAGATGGGAGGGATTTGGACTAGCCTTAACGGAATATATGATTTCAAAAAAACCAGTAATAGCAACAAATGTCGATTCAATACCAAACTTGATTAATCATGATATAAACGGCTATCTAGTAAAAGTTGATGATATTAAGCAAATAGTAGATGGAGTTATTAAAATACATTCTAATTTTGAGTATAAAGAAAGTTTAATTAGTAATTCTTTTAACAGAGTAATAGAAAAATTTAATATAAAACGTGTAGTTAAATCTCATGAAAAATTATTTGCTGCACTTATAAATGAAGGGACAGAAAAATGA
- a CDS encoding glycosyltransferase family 4 protein, which translates to MKKFIMRVAVITSGYFPVPASKGGAVEVLDEYLIEKNEKYKELQFEILSIYDEKAVQVSRKYKYSNFIFIKPSKLIKALDLIVYHIVKDILKKEKHMSFRYIIQRLFYINEVSKILDKNNYDKVVLENHSTLFMALKRRDNYKKYSDKYYYHLHNEVANDYNCKEIMRNCKKVLGVSNYINKTFVKFIGEIEKSRIDVLKNCVDTERFNKETNKELAVRLKEKFLIKENEKVIIFTGRLNKEKGIRELLIALKKIKHEKVKLLIVGSYYYGSGMVSDFEKELNELAEDKKDKIIFTGFVPHYEMPGIYSMADIVIVPSIWNDPAPLTVIEAMSSGVPLITTASGGICEYANDKCAIILKVDSKLVDNLAEAVDKILNNEELRRNMQEACRKSVLSLNLDRYYKNFVSKIM; encoded by the coding sequence GTGAAAAAATTTATTATGAGAGTTGCAGTTATTACATCGGGATACTTCCCGGTTCCAGCTTCAAAAGGCGGAGCTGTAGAAGTTTTAGATGAATATTTAATTGAAAAAAATGAGAAGTATAAGGAATTGCAATTTGAAATTTTAAGTATATATGATGAAAAAGCTGTACAAGTATCAAGGAAATACAAATATTCAAATTTCATTTTTATAAAGCCTTCTAAGCTTATTAAAGCATTAGATTTAATAGTATACCATATAGTTAAAGATATATTAAAGAAAGAAAAACATATGTCATTTAGATATATAATTCAGAGATTATTCTATATTAATGAGGTTAGCAAAATTTTAGATAAAAATAATTATGATAAGGTAGTATTAGAAAATCACTCTACATTATTTATGGCGTTAAAAAGGAGAGATAATTACAAGAAATACTCAGATAAATATTATTATCATTTACATAATGAAGTTGCAAATGATTATAATTGCAAAGAAATCATGAGGAATTGTAAAAAAGTGCTTGGAGTAAGCAATTATATTAACAAAACCTTTGTTAAATTTATAGGTGAGATTGAAAAAAGCAGAATAGATGTATTAAAAAATTGTGTAGATACGGAGAGATTTAATAAGGAGACAAATAAAGAGCTTGCAGTAAGACTAAAAGAAAAATTCTTAATAAAAGAAAATGAGAAAGTTATCATTTTTACTGGCAGATTAAATAAAGAGAAGGGTATTAGAGAATTATTAATTGCTTTAAAAAAAATCAAGCATGAAAAAGTGAAATTATTAATTGTAGGAAGCTATTATTATGGGAGTGGAATGGTCAGCGATTTTGAAAAAGAACTAAATGAATTGGCAGAAGACAAAAAAGATAAAATAATATTCACAGGTTTTGTTCCACATTACGAGATGCCGGGCATTTATTCAATGGCAGATATAGTCATAGTTCCATCAATTTGGAATGATCCGGCACCTTTAACCGTTATTGAAGCAATGTCATCAGGGGTACCATTGATTACAACAGCTTCTGGAGGGATATGTGAATATGCAAATGATAAATGTGCAATTATTCTAAAAGTAGATAGTAAATTAGTTGATAATTTAGCAGAAGCAGTTGATAAGATTTTAAATAATGAAGAGCTTAGAAGAAATATGCAGGAAGCGTGCAGAAAATCAGTATTAAGCTTAAATTTAGATAGGTATTACAAAAATTTTGTTAGTAAAATCATGTGA
- a CDS encoding glycosyltransferase has protein sequence MDKLLYIECIYGNELVGVNNKINAQCNEFSKHYETTLIYPEENDICIKNFNKLEFDRIYDALRVGKLKRNYNFNGVNRLIKIIKFNLCISKLLVRENPRIIYIRKYNALNFVKTLRNFKRKNNSIIIYEIPTYPYEYELKLKRKYLSYLINKKVDKDMEKLADLIPVVLGQDVTLNCDKYIPMFNGIDIKHIHFKTNNIYEKNKINLIGIANISFWHGYDRVIEGLKNFYSESTKIKVIFNIVGCGKELDNLISLTEKYKLNDYVFFHGEKTGRDLDNIIDYCNIGIGSIANHRKGLRKDSALKNREYCARGIPFVISSRDEAFKNLKYVYKISEDETPVKIEDLIEFYSSIKNENYTTEMRNYAERNLTWETVMEPVVESINKRIVYR, from the coding sequence ATGGATAAATTATTATATATAGAATGTATTTATGGAAATGAACTAGTCGGTGTAAATAATAAAATTAATGCACAGTGTAATGAGTTTTCTAAGCACTATGAAACTACTTTAATATATCCAGAAGAAAATGATATTTGTATAAAGAATTTCAATAAGCTGGAGTTTGATAGGATTTATGATGCATTAAGAGTAGGAAAACTTAAAAGAAATTATAATTTTAATGGAGTTAATAGGCTGATTAAAATTATAAAATTTAATTTATGTATTAGTAAATTATTAGTAAGAGAAAATCCTAGAATTATTTATATTAGAAAATATAATGCTTTGAATTTTGTTAAGACTTTAAGAAATTTTAAAAGAAAGAATAATAGCATTATTATATACGAGATACCGACGTATCCATATGAATATGAGTTAAAGCTAAAGAGGAAATATTTATCATATTTAATAAATAAAAAAGTAGATAAGGATATGGAAAAGTTAGCAGATTTAATACCTGTTGTACTCGGACAAGATGTTACGTTAAATTGTGATAAGTATATTCCAATGTTTAATGGGATAGATATTAAACATATTCATTTTAAAACAAATAATATTTATGAAAAAAATAAAATAAATTTGATTGGTATAGCAAACATATCATTTTGGCATGGATATGATCGAGTAATAGAAGGCTTAAAAAATTTTTATTCTGAAAGCACAAAAATTAAAGTGATCTTTAACATAGTTGGATGTGGAAAAGAATTAGACAACTTAATAAGTCTTACTGAAAAGTATAAATTAAATGATTATGTATTTTTTCATGGTGAAAAAACAGGAAGAGATCTAGATAATATAATAGATTATTGTAATATTGGAATAGGAAGTATTGCAAATCACAGAAAAGGACTTAGGAAGGATAGTGCATTGAAAAATAGGGAGTATTGTGCAAGAGGGATTCCTTTTGTTATATCATCTAGAGATGAAGCATTCAAAAATTTAAAGTATGTATATAAAATATCTGAAGACGAAACACCTGTAAAGATAGAAGATTTAATAGAATTTTATAGCAGCATAAAAAATGAAAATTATACAACAGAAATGAGAAACTATGCTGAAAGAAATCTAACATGGGAAACTGTTATGGAACCAGTAGTGGAGTCAATTAATAAAAGAATAGTCTATAGGTGA
- a CDS encoding oligosaccharide flippase family protein, with product MNINKLRKDFFWYFIGAVIPIILNFIKMPIFTRYFSPADYGYLTLINTTYSYISLFTFSWIISCVYRYYIHEKNNKDLKKFYTNIIFLLFIGIIASSIFTIIWILINDNELIKELIIANYINLIFGSITSIYLVTIRLDGRSFICNVYTTLISITSFAILFILTFAFNNSISAILNCNNIVNIVFVIFIIYKFRKDYKISKTYISKELIIKLLKYGFATVFFNMSLLILTSGDRYVIKIFYSVDKVGIYNQIYNLSQISIAAIVNIFFNIINQYEFKLYEEDAYNEEEFYSLVALYIICIAPITIYFSLYAKDIANLLLGEKFAIGYKMMPYIMVTTFLYGIAGMHQERMKFKNKLKNISINLISASILNLILNFIFVPIKGYEIAAVTTLISYIYLYVMNIKHDISNINNVLNALKKKINLMTSFFLILLVQVILHFLVKFYFGCSSIAFSIIEGSIFFMTLYVYMYLKNVYSLQK from the coding sequence ATGAATATAAACAAGTTACGGAAAGACTTTTTCTGGTATTTTATTGGTGCCGTAATTCCAATAATATTAAATTTTATAAAGATGCCTATATTTACAAGATATTTTAGTCCAGCTGATTATGGATATTTAACCTTAATAAATACAACGTATAGTTATATAAGTTTGTTTACATTTTCTTGGATTATAAGTTGCGTATATAGATATTATATACATGAAAAAAATAACAAGGACTTGAAAAAATTTTATACAAATATTATTTTTTTGCTTTTTATAGGCATTATTGCATCAAGTATTTTTACTATAATTTGGATTTTAATTAATGATAATGAGTTAATAAAGGAATTAATAATAGCTAATTATATCAATTTAATTTTTGGATCAATAACAAGTATATATTTGGTAACTATTAGATTAGATGGAAGGTCATTTATATGCAATGTATATACTACATTAATATCAATTACGAGCTTTGCAATTTTATTTATATTAACCTTTGCATTTAATAATTCGATATCAGCAATTTTAAATTGTAATAACATTGTCAATATTGTTTTTGTAATTTTCATAATATACAAGTTTAGGAAAGATTATAAAATAAGTAAAACATATATATCTAAAGAGTTAATTATTAAATTGCTAAAGTATGGTTTTGCGACTGTTTTTTTCAATATGAGTCTTTTAATTTTAACGTCGGGCGATAGATATGTAATAAAAATATTTTATTCAGTTGATAAGGTTGGAATATATAATCAGATATACAATTTATCACAGATAAGTATTGCAGCCATAGTAAATATCTTTTTTAATATAATAAATCAATATGAATTTAAGTTATATGAGGAGGATGCATATAATGAAGAAGAATTTTATAGTCTGGTTGCATTATACATAATATGTATAGCACCAATTACAATTTATTTTAGTTTATATGCAAAAGATATAGCTAATCTGTTATTAGGTGAAAAATTTGCAATAGGATATAAAATGATGCCATATATTATGGTTACAACATTTTTATATGGGATTGCTGGAATGCATCAGGAGCGTATGAAGTTTAAAAATAAATTGAAAAATATTTCAATAAATTTAATTAGTGCAAGTATACTCAATTTGATTTTGAATTTTATATTCGTACCTATTAAAGGATATGAAATTGCTGCTGTAACCACATTAATATCATATATCTATTTATATGTAATGAACATTAAACATGACATCTCAAATATAAACAATGTATTAAATGCATTAAAGAAAAAAATTAATTTAATGACATCCTTTTTTTTGATTTTGTTAGTACAAGTTATTCTTCATTTCTTAGTTAAATTCTATTTTGGTTGTAGTTCTATAGCTTTTTCTATAATTGAAGGAAGTATATTCTTTATGACTTTGTATGTATATATGTATTTAAAAAATGTGTATTCCTTACAAAAGTAG
- a CDS encoding GNAT family N-acetyltransferase, whose amino-acid sequence MVNKVLYRELCKFENSIPIFSLDWWMDAVCGEENWDVILVQKGGQIMAALPYYFIGTKNNIRILQPKLTQTNGIWIKYPKNQKYSTRLSYEKKIIEEIANKLEKLPIIRYEQNFKYTFTNWLSLYWRGFKQTTRYSYVIENLTDLDKIFKEFDSSKRQNIRKAEKLIKVKEDLNIEEVYRLSKMAFTKQGIQIPYSLEFLKRLDYACNVHKSRKIFYAEDFSGRIIAAIYIVWDEESAYYIAGGEDPEFKKSQAIVLLIWEAIKFSSKRTNKFDFEGSMIKPIERFFSSFGAEQKQYFNISKEYRKRSLLYFIAKDVYCHYSWMQKIYKGIRGG is encoded by the coding sequence ATGGTTAATAAAGTTTTATATAGAGAATTGTGCAAATTTGAAAATTCGATTCCAATTTTTTCTCTTGATTGGTGGATGGATGCGGTTTGTGGAGAAGAAAACTGGGATGTAATATTGGTACAAAAAGGTGGACAAATAATGGCAGCATTACCATACTACTTCATTGGAACAAAAAATAATATTAGAATACTTCAGCCCAAATTAACTCAAACCAATGGGATATGGATTAAATATCCTAAAAACCAGAAATATTCAACTAGATTATCATACGAAAAGAAGATAATTGAAGAAATAGCTAATAAACTAGAGAAATTACCAATTATCCGTTATGAACAGAACTTTAAATATACTTTCACTAATTGGCTTTCTCTATATTGGAGAGGTTTTAAACAAACAACAAGATATTCATATGTTATAGAAAATTTGACTGATTTAGATAAAATATTTAAAGAATTTGATAGTTCTAAAAGGCAAAATATAAGAAAAGCAGAAAAACTTATTAAAGTAAAAGAAGATTTAAATATAGAAGAAGTGTATAGATTGAGTAAGATGGCATTTACCAAACAAGGCATTCAAATTCCGTATTCCCTGGAGTTTTTAAAAAGGCTGGATTATGCATGTAACGTGCATAAGAGTAGAAAAATATTTTATGCAGAGGACTTTAGTGGGAGAATCATAGCAGCTATATATATAGTTTGGGATGAGGAATCAGCATACTATATAGCTGGTGGCGAAGACCCAGAATTTAAAAAGAGTCAAGCTATAGTTTTATTAATATGGGAGGCTATTAAATTTTCAAGCAAAAGAACTAATAAATTTGACTTTGAAGGAAGTATGATAAAACCTATAGAAAGATTTTTTAGTTCTTTTGGAGCCGAGCAAAAGCAATATTTTAATATCAGCAAGGAATATAGAAAGCGAAGCTTGCTATATTTCATAGCAAAGGATGTATATTGTCATTATTCATGGATGCAAAAAATTTATAAAGGAATAAGAGGCGGATAG